The Blattabacterium cuenoti genome includes a region encoding these proteins:
- the trxB gene encoding thioredoxin-disulfide reductase produces the protein MLKKIQDCVIIGSGPAGYSAAIYASRADLNPILFVGFQPGGQLTTTTIVDNYLGFPAGIDGIDFMENCKKQAERFNTIIINQSVTNVFLSNQKGGVHRIFIEKEKECIKSRGVIIATGSRPKFLGIDRERKLIGLGISFCATCDGFFHKGKDVAVIGGGDTALEEANYLSKICKKVYLIVRKNYLIASKILQSYISKRNNINVLFCSNLTKIIGNDFLEGIKIFNHEKKTITTLLISGLFIAIGHIPNTEIFKNKLDLDDRGYVIVKKGSTITNKPGVFAAGDVQDPNYRQAITSAGTGCMAALDLERYLSLYHERME, from the coding sequence ATGCTAAAAAAAATACAAGATTGTGTTATTATTGGATCTGGACCTGCTGGTTATTCTGCTGCTATTTATGCGTCAAGAGCAGATCTTAATCCTATTTTATTTGTAGGATTTCAGCCAGGAGGACAATTAACTACTACAACGATCGTTGATAATTATCTTGGATTTCCTGCAGGAATAGATGGAATAGATTTTATGGAAAATTGCAAAAAACAAGCAGAACGTTTTAATACTATAATTATAAATCAATCCGTAACAAATGTATTTTTATCCAATCAGAAAGGAGGAGTACATCGTATTTTTATTGAAAAAGAAAAAGAATGTATCAAAAGCAGAGGAGTTATTATAGCGACAGGATCTCGTCCTAAGTTTTTAGGAATAGATAGAGAAAGAAAATTAATAGGATTAGGAATTTCGTTTTGTGCTACTTGTGATGGATTTTTTCACAAAGGAAAAGATGTAGCAGTGATAGGGGGAGGAGACACCGCTTTAGAAGAAGCAAATTATTTATCAAAAATTTGCAAAAAAGTATATTTGATAGTTAGAAAAAATTATTTGATAGCATCCAAAATATTACAATCCTATATTTCAAAAAGAAATAATATAAATGTCTTATTTTGTTCTAATCTCACAAAAATCATTGGAAATGATTTTTTGGAAGGAATTAAGATATTTAATCATGAAAAAAAAACAATTACTACTCTTCTAATTAGCGGGTTGTTTATTGCAATAGGTCATATTCCCAATACAGAAATTTTTAAAAATAAATTAGATTTGGATGATAGAGGGTATGTTATTGTTAAAAAAGGAAGCACTATAACTAATAAGCCAGGAGTATTTGCTGCAGGGGATGTACAGGATCCGAATTATAGGCAAGCTATTACTTCTGCTGGGACTGGATGCATGGCTGCATTAGATTTGGAAAGATATTTATCTTTATATCATGAAAGAATGGAATGA
- a CDS encoding type I restriction enzyme HsdR N-terminal domain-containing protein, which translates to MHIFNLFIKKHLHLNRIKNKIYIFCSIRKKFYSFTQEEVTRQYIIFLLKKVKNYKNLNIWIEFPLQINKLNKRIDILVQLNEKPHILIECKAPKIPIKQKAFDQISIYNTVIQSPFLMISNGIKNFIFQVDSCKKKFSFLKKIP; encoded by the coding sequence ATGCATATTTTCAATCTTTTTATTAAAAAACATTTACATTTAAATCGAATCAAAAACAAAATCTATATATTTTGTTCGATTAGAAAAAAATTTTATTCATTTACTCAGGAGGAAGTCACACGACAATATATAATTTTTTTGTTAAAAAAAGTAAAAAATTACAAAAACTTGAACATATGGATAGAATTTCCTTTACAAATAAACAAACTAAATAAAAGAATAGATATTCTAGTTCAACTGAATGAAAAACCACATATACTTATTGAATGTAAAGCTCCTAAAATCCCTATAAAACAAAAAGCTTTTGACCAAATTTCCATATATAACACTGTAATACAGTCTCCTTTTTTAATGATAAGTAATGGAATAAAAAATTTTATTTTTCAAGTAGATTCGTGTAAAAAAAAGTTTTCCTTCTTAAAAAAGATTCCATAA
- the gap gene encoding type I glyceraldehyde-3-phosphate dehydrogenase, which translates to MSIKIGINGIGRIGKLVLLSALNRKNIEVVCVNDLVSIEYLAYILKYDSVHGYFKGNIRIEDENYLVINEKRVRVTNQKDPNKLNWGKLNVEYVVESTGLFLTRDLSNAHLKSGAKKVILSAPPKDDIPMFVMGVNHTKINPNENIVSNASCTTNCLSPIVKVLNDNFGVLEGLMTTIHASTATQKVVDSVSSRDWRGGRSSLNNIIPASTGAANAVGKIIPNLNGKLTGMAFRVPVPDVSVLDFTVILKNRTNYDQVKHCMKKASETTLKGILGYTEEAVVSSDFIGDDRISIFDANSSIMLSQNFLKIVSWYDNEVGYSTKLVDLIHYMSSICS; encoded by the coding sequence ATGTCTATTAAAATAGGAATAAATGGGATTGGAAGAATAGGAAAACTAGTTTTATTATCTGCTTTAAATAGAAAAAATATTGAAGTAGTATGTGTAAATGATTTAGTTTCTATAGAGTATTTAGCTTATATATTAAAATATGATTCAGTTCATGGTTATTTTAAAGGAAATATTCGTATAGAAGATGAAAATTATTTAGTTATAAATGAAAAGAGAGTAAGAGTGACTAATCAAAAGGACCCTAATAAACTCAATTGGGGGAAATTAAATGTAGAATATGTTGTTGAATCTACTGGACTTTTTTTAACAAGAGATTTATCTAATGCACATTTGAAATCAGGAGCTAAAAAAGTTATTTTATCAGCTCCTCCTAAAGATGATATTCCTATGTTTGTAATGGGAGTTAATCATACAAAAATAAACCCAAATGAAAATATAGTATCAAATGCTTCCTGTACGACGAATTGTTTATCTCCAATTGTCAAAGTGTTAAATGATAATTTTGGAGTATTAGAGGGCTTAATGACCACTATCCATGCTTCCACTGCTACTCAAAAAGTTGTTGATTCTGTTTCTTCTAGAGATTGGAGAGGAGGAAGGTCTTCATTAAATAATATTATTCCTGCATCAACGGGAGCGGCTAATGCCGTTGGAAAAATTATCCCAAATTTAAATGGAAAATTAACTGGAATGGCTTTTAGGGTTCCTGTTCCAGACGTATCTGTGCTAGATTTTACAGTTATTTTGAAAAATAGAACCAATTATGATCAAGTTAAACACTGTATGAAAAAAGCTTCTGAAACAACATTAAAAGGAATACTAGGATATACGGAAGAAGCTGTTGTTTCTTCAGATTTTATAGGAGATGATAGAATTTCTATTTTTGATGCTAATTCTAGCATAATGTTGAGTCAAAACTTTTTAAAAATAGTTTCTTGGTATGATAATGAGGTTGGTTATTCCACAAAATTAGTAGATCTTATTCATTACATGTCTTCCATATGTTCTTAG
- the lepA gene encoding translation elongation factor 4, with protein MHHIRNFCIIAHIDHGKSTLADRLLEFTKTVSERKGNQLLDDMDLERERGITIKSHAVQMEYKYNDQMYILNLIDTPGHVDFSYEVSRSIAACEGALLVVDCTKSVQAQTISNLSLALKKNLVIIPILNKIDLSDSISEKVMEEIMELVQCKKEDIIPVSAKNGLGISNILEKIITCIPYPKGDPEAPLQAIIFDSLYNPFTGVEAFFRVKNGSIRKGQKLRFMSTKKVYYAYEIGILKLKRVSKNRINTGDVGYVVSGIKNTYEVKVGDTITDANNPSIQAIEKFEEVKPMVFASIYPVDSDKYEELHSSMEKLHLNDSALSFSSESSPALGFGFHCGFLGLLHMEVVKDRLEREYGISVILTIPNVSYKVHMKNDQVILVNNPSDFPEMEKFKKVEEPYVLVSIFTKDVYIGSIISLCIGKRGIMIENQNYLTSERIKITFEMPLSEIVFDFYDKLKTISRGYASFDYSFIGYRNSDLKKITVLINHKKIESLSLLVHKNKASFLAKKICQELAVLIPKHQFSIPIQVSISGKIIARETIKALRKNVTDKCYGGDVSRKRKLIEKQKKGKKKMRKIGKVEIPSSAFMTFLKVKN; from the coding sequence ATGCATCATATTCGCAATTTCTGTATTATTGCACATATAGATCACGGAAAAAGTACATTGGCAGATCGTTTATTAGAGTTTACAAAAACTGTTTCAGAAAGAAAAGGAAATCAGTTATTAGATGATATGGATTTGGAGAGAGAACGTGGAATAACTATTAAAAGTCACGCTGTTCAAATGGAATATAAATATAATGATCAAATGTACATTCTGAATTTAATAGACACTCCTGGTCATGTCGACTTTTCTTATGAAGTATCACGTTCTATTGCTGCGTGTGAAGGAGCTTTACTTGTAGTGGATTGTACTAAAAGCGTACAAGCTCAAACTATATCAAATCTTTCTTTGGCCTTGAAAAAAAATCTTGTTATTATTCCAATTTTGAATAAAATTGATTTGTCGGATTCTATTTCTGAAAAAGTAATGGAAGAAATAATGGAGTTAGTTCAATGTAAAAAGGAAGACATTATTCCTGTCAGTGCTAAAAATGGACTAGGAATTAGTAATATCTTGGAAAAGATTATAACATGCATTCCTTATCCAAAAGGGGATCCAGAAGCCCCTTTGCAAGCTATAATTTTTGATTCTTTATATAATCCATTTACAGGAGTTGAAGCTTTTTTTAGAGTCAAGAATGGTTCTATTCGAAAAGGACAGAAATTACGATTTATGTCCACAAAAAAAGTTTATTATGCTTATGAAATAGGAATCCTTAAATTAAAACGTGTTTCTAAAAATAGAATTAATACGGGAGATGTTGGATATGTTGTTTCTGGAATAAAAAATACTTATGAAGTAAAAGTAGGAGATACAATAACAGACGCTAATAATCCATCTATTCAAGCTATAGAAAAATTTGAAGAGGTTAAACCTATGGTTTTTGCAAGTATTTATCCAGTTGATTCCGATAAATATGAGGAATTACATTCTTCTATGGAAAAATTGCATTTAAATGATTCGGCTCTTTCTTTTAGTAGTGAATCATCTCCTGCTTTAGGGTTTGGTTTTCACTGTGGTTTTTTAGGATTACTTCATATGGAAGTAGTTAAAGATCGTTTAGAACGAGAATATGGAATTTCTGTAATTCTTACCATTCCTAATGTTTCTTATAAAGTTCATATGAAAAATGATCAAGTTATTTTAGTTAATAATCCTTCAGATTTTCCAGAAATGGAAAAATTTAAAAAAGTAGAAGAACCTTATGTTCTAGTTTCTATTTTTACTAAAGATGTTTATATAGGAAGTATAATATCTTTATGTATCGGTAAACGTGGAATCATGATTGAAAATCAAAATTATTTGACATCTGAAAGAATAAAAATTACATTTGAAATGCCTTTATCCGAAATTGTATTTGATTTTTATGATAAATTAAAAACAATTTCAAGAGGATATGCTTCTTTTGATTATAGTTTTATTGGTTATAGAAATTCAGATTTAAAAAAAATTACTGTATTGATTAATCATAAAAAAATAGAATCCTTATCTCTTTTGGTTCATAAAAATAAAGCTTCCTTTTTGGCAAAAAAAATATGTCAAGAACTAGCTGTTTTGATTCCAAAACATCAATTTAGTATTCCTATTCAAGTTTCTATATCTGGGAAAATTATAGCAAGAGAAACTATTAAAGCTTTAAGAAAAAATGTAACTGATAAATGTTATGGAGGAGATGTTTCTCGTAAAAGAAAACTTATAGAAAAACAAAAGAAAGGAAAGAAAAAAATGCGAAAAATAGGAAAAGTTGAAATTCCATCATCTGCTTTTATGACTTTTTTGAAAGTTAAAAATTAA
- the pth gene encoding aminoacyl-tRNA hydrolase, translated as MDKFLITGLGNPGSLYEKTKHNLGFLILDQIAKKHFFSFSKKKLGFISEFSFQKKLIFFLKPSTFVNHSGQSVKYWMIKEKIFLKNVLIISDDIYLNFGSFRLRGKGSSGGHNGLKSIEKEIGTSHYARLRFGIKKNHLNKKLDDYVLENWKNEEINCLFSKLDIGVKIVFSFVTNGLQKTMNLFNNNF; from the coding sequence ATGGATAAATTTTTGATAACTGGATTAGGAAATCCTGGATCTTTATATGAAAAAACAAAACACAATCTTGGATTTTTAATTTTAGATCAAATTGCTAAAAAACATTTTTTTTCTTTTTCAAAGAAAAAACTCGGATTCATTTCCGAATTCAGTTTTCAAAAAAAATTAATTTTTTTTTTAAAACCTTCCACTTTCGTTAATCATAGTGGTCAATCTGTTAAATATTGGATGATAAAAGAAAAAATTTTCTTAAAAAATGTTCTTATAATATCTGATGATATTTATCTTAATTTCGGGAGTTTTCGTTTAAGAGGAAAGGGAAGTAGTGGAGGACATAATGGATTAAAAAGCATAGAAAAAGAAATAGGAACATCACATTATGCACGTCTTCGTTTTGGGATTAAAAAAAATCATTTGAATAAAAAGTTAGATGATTATGTATTAGAAAATTGGAAAAATGAAGAAATAAATTGTTTATTTTCTAAATTAGATATAGGAGTAAAAATAGTATTTTCTTTTGTAACAAATGGACTACAAAAAACGATGAATTTATTCAATAATAATTTTTAG
- the sucD gene encoding succinate--CoA ligase subunit alpha: MSILIDKNIKVLVQGLTGKEGLFHTEQMMNYGTSIVGGITPGKGGKVYLGVPIFNTVEEAIKNTGGNVSVIFVPHSFASDAIFESISANVELIVCITEGIPVSDMIKVKHFLKEKKSCLIGPNCPGIISPEESKVGIMPNSVFRKKGRIGIISRSGTLTYEAADQIVKLGYGISTAIGIGGDTIVGMNIKDIMKLFLEDKETECIVMIGEIGGRLEIEAAECMNKLNNKKPIVGFIAGQTAPKGKTMGHAGAIIEKKIETAQVKMNIMEKNGIHIVKSPADIGMTVYKVLH, from the coding sequence ATGAGTATTTTGATAGATAAAAACATTAAAGTTCTTGTGCAAGGATTAACTGGAAAAGAGGGGTTATTTCATACTGAACAAATGATGAATTATGGGACCTCTATAGTAGGAGGGATTACTCCAGGAAAAGGAGGAAAGGTTTATTTAGGAGTTCCTATTTTTAATACTGTTGAAGAAGCAATAAAAAATACAGGAGGCAATGTCAGTGTTATTTTTGTTCCTCATTCTTTTGCTTCAGATGCTATTTTTGAATCTATTTCTGCGAATGTTGAATTAATTGTTTGTATTACAGAAGGAATTCCTGTTTCAGATATGATTAAAGTCAAACATTTCTTAAAAGAAAAAAAGTCTTGTTTAATTGGTCCAAATTGTCCTGGAATTATTTCTCCAGAAGAATCTAAAGTAGGGATTATGCCTAATTCAGTTTTTAGAAAAAAAGGAAGAATAGGAATAATTTCTAGATCAGGGACTCTTACTTATGAAGCTGCTGATCAAATTGTAAAATTGGGTTATGGAATTTCTACAGCTATTGGAATAGGAGGAGATACTATTGTTGGAATGAATATCAAAGATATTATGAAACTTTTTTTAGAGGATAAAGAAACTGAATGTATTGTTATGATTGGAGAAATAGGAGGAAGATTGGAGATTGAAGCAGCAGAATGTATGAATAAATTGAACAATAAAAAGCCTATAGTAGGTTTTATAGCAGGACAAACGGCTCCGAAAGGAAAAACTATGGGGCACGCTGGTGCTATTATAGAAAAAAAAATAGAAACAGCACAAGTAAAAATGAATATAATGGAAAAAAATGGAATACATATAGTTAAATCTCCCGCAGATATAGGGATGACTGTATACAAAGTTCTTCATTAA